In Methanobacteriaceae archaeon, the following are encoded in one genomic region:
- a CDS encoding DEAD/DEAH box helicase → MESLLFEDLDLSREMKRAIADMGFEEATPIQSLVLPHILQGRDVIGQAQTGTGKTAAFGIPVLEMINPSDRSVQAVILCPTRELAIQVAEEIKKLSKYKKTSVLPVYGGQPIERQIKALKRGVQIIIGTPGRVMDHIHRRTLKMDQVKMIILDEADEMLDMGFRDDIEFVLEQIPAQRQMLLFSATMSPVILGLTRKYQNNPEMLKVAHQELTVPEIEQIYFEVREQMKLDLLTRLIDMHNLKLALVFCNTKRRVDRLVNHLQTRGYFADGLHGDMSQNQRDRVMNKFRKGQIEILVATDVAARGIDVDDVEAVFNYDVPNNEEYYVHRIGRTGRAGKRGQAFTFVAGKEIYKLRDIQRYTKVRIEQQQIPSPREVEEVKRDLFLERLKKEMNNENLDREVHLVERLMEEDYSSVEIAAALLRLYLGSKDDSSQIGSSYGDTGAQPGKVRFFINVGRKQRVKAKDIVRAIGDVSGLSSTSIGRIDVFDKFSFVELPEQHAREVSGALQRKGIKGLRVNLEPANKKL, encoded by the coding sequence ATGGAAAGTTTATTATTTGAAGATTTGGATTTATCCCGTGAAATGAAACGTGCCATAGCTGACATGGGATTTGAAGAAGCAACACCCATCCAGTCACTGGTTTTACCCCACATATTACAGGGTAGGGATGTTATTGGCCAGGCCCAAACCGGAACAGGTAAAACAGCAGCCTTTGGGATACCTGTTCTGGAAATGATTAACCCCTCGGATAGGAGTGTTCAGGCTGTTATATTATGCCCCACCAGGGAATTAGCCATTCAAGTGGCAGAGGAAATTAAAAAACTGTCAAAATATAAAAAAACATCTGTACTGCCAGTTTATGGAGGACAACCCATCGAAAGGCAGATTAAAGCCCTTAAAAGAGGAGTGCAAATTATAATAGGAACTCCAGGAAGGGTGATGGATCATATTCACCGGCGCACCCTTAAGATGGACCAGGTTAAGATGATCATCCTAGATGAGGCTGATGAAATGCTGGACATGGGTTTCCGAGATGATATAGAATTTGTCTTAGAACAAATACCTGCCCAGAGGCAAATGTTATTATTCTCTGCCACCATGTCTCCGGTGATTCTAGGATTAACCAGAAAATACCAGAACAATCCTGAAATGCTCAAAGTAGCTCACCAGGAACTCACCGTCCCAGAAATTGAGCAGATATATTTTGAAGTAAGGGAACAGATGAAATTGGACTTGTTAACCCGGCTTATAGATATGCATAATCTGAAATTAGCCCTGGTATTTTGTAACACTAAAAGGAGGGTTGATCGTCTGGTAAATCATCTTCAAACCAGAGGATACTTCGCTGATGGATTGCATGGAGATATGAGTCAGAATCAGCGTGATAGGGTTATGAACAAATTCCGGAAGGGTCAAATTGAGATTCTGGTAGCTACGGATGTAGCAGCCCGGGGAATTGATGTGGATGATGTGGAAGCTGTTTTCAACTATGATGTACCCAACAACGAAGAATATTACGTTCACCGGATAGGAAGGACTGGAAGGGCAGGTAAACGTGGACAGGCCTTCACATTTGTAGCTGGTAAGGAAATCTACAAGTTGAGGGATATCCAGCGCTATACAAAGGTCAGAATAGAACAGCAGCAGATACCTTCCCCTCGCGAAGTGGAAGAAGTTAAAAGGGACCTTTTCCTGGAAAGACTTAAAAAAGAGATGAATAACGAGAATCTGGATAGGGAGGTTCATCTGGTGGAAAGGCTGATGGAAGAGGACTACAGCTCAGTTGAAATAGCAGCCGCCCTTCTAAGGCTTTACTTGGGAAGCAAGGATGATTCCAGTCAAATTGGATCCAGTTATGGTGATACAGGTGCACAACCCGGCAAGGTAAGATTTTTCATCAATGTGGGTCGCAAGCAAAGAGTGAAGGCTAAAGACATTGTACGTGCTATTGGAGATGTTTCAGGTTTATCTTCCACCAGCATTGGTCGCATAGATGTTTTTGATAAATTCTCCTTTGTAGAACTTCCCGAACAACATGCCAGGGAGGTATCCGGAGCCCTGCAAAGGAAGGGAATAAAAGGCCTCCGTGTAAACCTGGAACCTGCAAATAAGAAGCTGTGA
- a CDS encoding ATP-binding protein — MDGKFRLEVEADLKNLSVIADFISRHAREMGLNDKGIFQLQLAADEVASNIILHGYPKQTGGPIHLTIYEKTDKIILIIEDRGQPFNPLDADKPDLKASLEDRSPGGLGIHFLKTLADDVHYEYRDGVNRLTVLKNIS, encoded by the coding sequence ATGGATGGTAAATTCAGATTGGAGGTTGAGGCAGATTTGAAGAATTTGTCTGTGATTGCTGATTTTATATCTCGTCATGCCCGTGAAATGGGTTTGAATGATAAGGGAATTTTCCAGCTTCAGCTAGCTGCAGATGAAGTTGCCTCCAATATTATACTGCATGGCTACCCTAAGCAGACTGGAGGACCCATCCATCTCACCATCTATGAAAAAACTGATAAGATCATACTAATCATAGAAGACCGGGGGCAACCCTTCAACCCACTAGATGCAGATAAACCCGATTTAAAGGCTTCATTAGAGGACAGGTCCCCTGGAGGGTTGGGTATTCATTTTCTGAAAACATTGGCTGATGATGTTCATTACGAATACCGGGATGGTGTAAATCGTCTTACCGTGCTCAAAAATATATCCTAA
- a CDS encoding SpoIIE family protein phosphatase: protein MEPLSIELFLDLLEKVCVIVVIAYLLSRFKYFNEVLDGKLTIKNQLILILIFGGISIYGSYSGVNIFGAIANVRDLGPMVAGLVGGPIVGLGAGLIGGLHRLTMGGFTCIPCSLSTVLAGVFAGIIYLANKKRFIGIFGAVLFSILMESLHLLLALILTSPYSKAVVVVENLYIPMILANALGMFIFAFMITNLIKERNTKKERDKLFAQLERRKKELEIAHQIQESFLPHHIPYIENYQLAATSIPAQEVGGDFYDFIPISEKQTGLAIGDVSGKGIPAALFMAFSRTLLRAKACRNPGVSKMIESVNNFINEEPHSNMFVTLFYGVLDHEKNTLTFVNAGHNPPLLLRSEGKEIIRLSTGGVVLGAMKGLKLAEKTIDIYPGDLLVLYTDGVTEAVNKIEEQFGEKQLIKIIEENEDLSPLKLQNKIIDGVYEFASGTAQADDITLMVLRRAL, encoded by the coding sequence ATGGAACCTTTAAGTATCGAACTTTTTCTAGATCTCTTAGAGAAAGTATGTGTTATTGTAGTTATAGCCTACCTTTTAAGTCGTTTTAAATATTTCAATGAGGTTCTTGATGGGAAGTTAACCATCAAAAATCAGTTGATCCTTATTTTAATATTTGGAGGTATCTCCATCTATGGCTCCTACTCTGGGGTGAATATTTTCGGAGCCATAGCCAATGTAAGGGATCTGGGCCCTATGGTAGCAGGACTGGTGGGAGGTCCGATTGTGGGACTGGGAGCTGGCCTAATAGGTGGACTGCACCGTTTAACCATGGGAGGATTCACCTGCATCCCCTGCTCTTTATCCACAGTCCTGGCAGGAGTTTTTGCAGGTATAATCTACCTGGCCAATAAGAAGCGTTTCATAGGTATCTTCGGAGCAGTTCTCTTCTCCATTCTCATGGAATCATTACATTTGTTACTGGCACTGATTCTGACATCCCCCTATAGCAAGGCAGTGGTGGTGGTTGAAAATTTATACATTCCCATGATACTGGCCAATGCCTTGGGAATGTTCATCTTCGCCTTCATGATCACTAATCTCATTAAGGAAAGGAATACAAAAAAGGAAAGGGATAAGCTATTTGCTCAACTGGAAAGAAGGAAGAAGGAACTGGAGATAGCTCATCAGATCCAGGAAAGCTTTCTACCACACCACATACCCTATATTGAAAATTATCAGCTGGCTGCCACCAGCATCCCTGCCCAGGAAGTGGGAGGGGATTTTTATGATTTCATCCCCATATCAGAGAAACAAACTGGACTTGCCATTGGAGATGTTTCTGGTAAAGGTATTCCTGCAGCCCTTTTCATGGCATTTTCACGCACCCTGCTCCGGGCAAAGGCCTGCCGCAACCCGGGGGTTAGTAAAATGATAGAAAGTGTTAACAACTTCATTAATGAGGAACCCCATTCCAACATGTTTGTAACCCTATTTTACGGTGTTCTGGATCATGAAAAGAATACTCTGACCTTTGTAAATGCAGGGCATAACCCTCCCTTACTTTTAAGGAGTGAGGGTAAAGAAATTATAAGATTAAGTACTGGTGGTGTGGTTTTAGGAGCCATGAAGGGTCTTAAATTGGCTGAAAAAACCATTGATATTTATCCTGGGGATCTTCTGGTTTTATACACCGATGGGGTTACTGAGGCTGTGAATAAAATTGAGGAACAGTTTGGTGAAAAACAGCTGATTAAAATTATTGAAGAAAATGAGGACCTATCCCCTCTTAAATTGCAGAATAAGATAATTGATGGGGTTTATGAATTCGCATCTGGCACTGCCCAGGCTGATGATATCACATTAATGGTTTTACGGAGGGCCTTGTAA
- a CDS encoding thiamine pyrophosphate-binding protein: MKITTARLLLRYLEGEGVEYVFGVPGTSLIPFYDALNQENSIKPILTKHEEGAAFMADGYARVGKKLGVCYGTSGPGATNLVTGVANAYLDNVPVLVITGQVPTSIYGKGTFQDSTKEGIDSVALFDPMTKFSEMIISRYKMPELLREAIRTAFSGKMGPVHLSYPKDIMAEELEEDLLPPSRYRVDASYFDRRLVIDAAEKLVNAKKPAILVGSGAINSDACMEVLELAEMLNIPVATTPKAKGAFPENHPLSLGVLGFSGSPAAEKYLTGDVDVLLVVGSSLNQVTTSSWDPHLKPSECLIHINIDPADIGKNYVADIGLIGDCQAVLNEISFRVLRELQNHDPEKERPLEDVVRFKDEVGIFLDEEKMHSQAVPVKPQTLMREIQEVLDDDTIVFVDTGSHVSWAIHYLQFNQPNFYVPFGLLTMGYATAAAIGGKLAAPEQPVVAIVGDGCFQMNGMEIATAVNYDIPVVWIVQNNSLLGLVHELQKFELGEKTVSTTFKEINCAKIAEGLGANGYRIERPGEIGEILVEAIKSDEPTVIDVKIDPSEVPPIQGFVKGIAELNNRLAYL; encoded by the coding sequence GTGAAGATAACCACTGCACGGCTTTTATTACGTTACCTGGAGGGTGAAGGAGTTGAATATGTCTTCGGAGTTCCTGGAACTTCGCTTATTCCTTTTTATGATGCTTTAAACCAGGAAAATTCCATTAAACCCATTTTAACCAAACATGAAGAAGGAGCTGCTTTCATGGCTGATGGTTATGCTCGTGTGGGTAAGAAACTTGGTGTCTGTTATGGTACATCTGGTCCTGGTGCCACTAACCTGGTAACTGGAGTAGCCAATGCCTACCTGGACAATGTTCCGGTATTAGTAATCACTGGCCAGGTTCCCACCAGTATTTATGGCAAGGGAACTTTCCAGGATTCAACCAAGGAAGGAATTGACTCAGTAGCTCTTTTTGATCCCATGACCAAATTCAGTGAAATGATCATCTCCCGCTATAAAATGCCAGAACTCCTAAGAGAAGCCATAAGGACCGCTTTTAGTGGTAAAATGGGACCGGTGCATCTCTCATACCCCAAAGATATCATGGCTGAGGAGTTGGAAGAGGATCTTCTACCACCCTCCAGGTACCGGGTGGATGCATCTTACTTTGACCGTAGACTGGTGATTGATGCTGCAGAAAAACTGGTGAATGCTAAAAAACCTGCCATTTTAGTGGGTAGCGGTGCCATTAATTCAGATGCATGTATGGAAGTTTTGGAACTGGCAGAAATGTTGAACATTCCTGTGGCAACCACTCCCAAAGCCAAAGGAGCTTTTCCTGAAAATCACCCCTTATCATTAGGAGTTTTAGGATTCAGTGGCTCCCCAGCAGCAGAAAAATATCTGACAGGTGATGTGGATGTGCTGCTGGTGGTGGGATCCAGCCTTAACCAGGTGACCACCTCCTCCTGGGATCCACATCTCAAACCCTCTGAGTGCTTGATCCATATCAATATTGACCCTGCTGATATTGGTAAGAATTACGTGGCAGATATTGGTCTGATTGGGGACTGTCAGGCAGTGTTAAATGAAATATCCTTCCGGGTTCTAAGAGAATTGCAAAACCATGACCCTGAAAAAGAACGTCCCCTGGAGGATGTGGTTCGGTTTAAGGATGAAGTAGGAATATTTCTTGATGAGGAGAAAATGCATTCCCAGGCAGTGCCAGTTAAGCCACAAACCCTTATGCGGGAAATTCAGGAAGTGCTGGATGATGATACCATTGTATTTGTGGATACCGGCAGTCATGTGTCCTGGGCCATCCACTACCTCCAGTTCAACCAGCCCAACTTTTATGTGCCCTTTGGCCTATTAACCATGGGTTATGCAACTGCAGCAGCCATTGGAGGTAAACTGGCAGCACCGGAACAACCAGTGGTGGCCATAGTTGGTGATGGCTGTTTCCAGATGAATGGTATGGAAATAGCTACCGCAGTAAACTACGACATACCCGTGGTGTGGATTGTGCAGAACAACTCCCTTCTGGGCCTGGTTCATGAACTGCAGAAATTTGAGTTGGGTGAAAAAACAGTTTCCACCACTTTTAAGGAGATTAACTGTGCTAAAATTGCCGAGGGACTGGGTGCTAATGGTTATAGGATCGAACGCCCGGGAGAAATTGGGGAAATTCTAGTTGAAGCCATTAAAAGTGATGAACCCACTGTAATTGACGTGAAAATCGACCCTAGCGAGGTACCACCCATCCAAGGATTTGTTAAGGGAATTGCAGAACTTAATAATAGATTAGCATACCTGTAA
- a CDS encoding STAS domain-containing protein encodes MEITVKNVNDVEIVFFNGRLDAYNSNLAEEKFDELIESGKVKLVADLSGVEYISSSGLRVMLSSLKKVKKLEGNLKLSSLQPYVLEVFEIAGFTQIFDIYDSEDEAVASFQS; translated from the coding sequence ATGGAAATAACAGTAAAAAATGTGAATGATGTAGAAATCGTCTTTTTTAATGGCCGGTTGGATGCATACAACTCAAACCTTGCTGAGGAAAAGTTTGATGAATTGATTGAATCAGGTAAGGTGAAACTGGTGGCTGATCTTTCCGGTGTGGAATATATCAGCAGCTCTGGATTAAGAGTGATGCTTTCATCCCTGAAAAAGGTTAAAAAACTAGAAGGAAACCTGAAATTGTCCTCTTTACAACCCTACGTCCTGGAAGTCTTTGAAATCGCCGGTTTCACCCAAATCTTTGATATCTACGATTCAGAAGATGAAGCTGTAGCCAGTTTCCAGTCCTAA
- a CDS encoding GNAT family N-acetyltransferase, producing the protein MTPKSPDQASNSKETIASLKVKAELDLLPIVLRAVRDIACRYGLDEAAVRDLELATEEACHNVIEHAYEPGEKGYYKVKIHREPTCFRITIRDQGMPFNLKRLEERNSSDLGVKLMQAYTDEIKSKYLGKKGKVVELVKNYSFEHVDDFEASKTTPTGESDLAPPSENVELRLMRPDETVSLARLIYRVYGYTYPHEDIYYPEKFASLIKSGLVTSCVAVNEQQEIVGHLGVFLETPEDRVGESALAAVDPRYRGRGLFPRMKKMMMEEVASRGILGLYSRSVTVHVASQKSNVKMGAKETGFVLAHSPPTAIFKKMQTEEGEVRRTVALFYVPVVPDKEQTVFLPKKHHKILEKIYHHAELKRVFKKANPDKITLKEHSHIHSHVLPEMASAFLRVNQYGTDFIEEVKLHVQDLKQKKVELIVIDLPLKNPATAVLCPEIENMGFFFCGLMPEYLDGDSLRLQYLNNVQFDPETVDVYSDFAKEVFSYVVKEWELSSEQTG; encoded by the coding sequence ATGACTCCTAAATCTCCTGACCAAGCATCAAATAGTAAAGAGACCATTGCTTCCCTAAAAGTCAAAGCTGAGTTGGACTTGTTACCCATTGTATTGCGTGCTGTTAGAGATATTGCCTGCAGGTACGGTTTAGATGAAGCTGCAGTGAGAGATTTAGAACTTGCCACCGAGGAGGCCTGTCACAATGTTATTGAACACGCCTATGAGCCTGGGGAAAAAGGCTACTACAAGGTGAAAATTCACCGCGAACCAACATGTTTTAGAATCACCATTAGAGACCAGGGCATGCCTTTCAACCTTAAACGTTTAGAGGAGAGAAATAGTTCAGACTTAGGTGTAAAACTTATGCAAGCTTACACCGATGAAATTAAAAGCAAATATCTGGGGAAAAAAGGTAAAGTGGTGGAACTGGTTAAAAACTACTCCTTCGAACATGTAGATGATTTTGAAGCATCAAAAACCACCCCTACAGGTGAATCAGACCTGGCACCCCCATCAGAAAATGTGGAGTTACGTTTAATGCGCCCTGATGAAACTGTTTCCCTGGCCAGGTTGATTTACCGGGTTTATGGCTACACCTACCCCCATGAAGACATATATTATCCTGAAAAATTCGCTTCGTTAATAAAATCTGGACTGGTAACATCCTGCGTTGCTGTAAATGAACAGCAAGAAATTGTGGGACACTTGGGGGTGTTCCTGGAAACTCCTGAAGACCGTGTGGGAGAATCTGCCCTGGCTGCAGTGGATCCCCGTTATCGTGGCCGAGGACTGTTCCCCAGGATGAAAAAGATGATGATGGAAGAAGTAGCATCCAGAGGAATATTAGGCCTTTACAGTAGGTCGGTAACTGTCCATGTAGCCTCACAAAAGTCCAATGTTAAAATGGGTGCCAAGGAAACCGGATTTGTACTGGCTCATTCCCCTCCCACTGCCATTTTTAAGAAGATGCAAACAGAAGAAGGGGAAGTTCGCAGAACTGTGGCTCTCTTCTACGTGCCCGTGGTACCTGATAAGGAACAAACAGTCTTTTTACCCAAAAAACACCATAAAATCCTGGAAAAAATATACCATCATGCTGAATTAAAACGAGTTTTTAAAAAAGCCAATCCTGATAAAATAACTCTAAAAGAACATTCCCATATACACTCCCATGTTTTGCCAGAAATGGCCAGTGCTTTTTTAAGGGTTAATCAATATGGAACAGATTTCATTGAGGAGGTAAAACTCCATGTTCAGGATCTCAAACAAAAAAAGGTGGAATTAATAGTGATTGATCTGCCCCTCAAGAATCCCGCCACCGCAGTTCTGTGTCCTGAAATTGAAAACATGGGATTTTTCTTCTGCGGACTGATGCCAGAATACTTGGACGGAGATTCCCTGCGCCTCCAATACCTGAACAATGTACAATTCGACCCGGAAACAGTGGACGTATATTCCGATTTTGCTAAAGAAGTGTTTAGTTACGTGGTTAAAGAGTGGGAACTCAGTTCAGAACAAACCGGATAA
- a CDS encoding DUF5518 domain-containing protein: MVNWTAVGIGFVVTVVLEIVGVLFLAMDTAVSTFISLFAPIIGGLIAAYWAGGDYKEGSLNGGIAGGMGSLLAAIIFLPGSSPEIILNALISFITSAVLGLIGGLIGILAKGKPKSQETSPDEE; the protein is encoded by the coding sequence ATGGTAAACTGGACAGCAGTGGGAATTGGTTTTGTGGTGACAGTGGTGCTGGAAATAGTGGGGGTCTTGTTTCTGGCAATGGACACTGCAGTTTCAACCTTTATTAGCCTATTTGCACCTATTATTGGTGGTTTAATAGCTGCGTACTGGGCTGGGGGTGATTATAAAGAAGGTAGTTTAAACGGAGGAATTGCCGGAGGAATGGGTTCACTACTGGCAGCGATTATATTCCTTCCAGGAAGTTCGCCAGAGATTATTCTAAATGCATTGATAAGTTTCATTACAAGCGCAGTTTTAGGACTTATCGGTGGTTTAATTGGAATACTAGCCAAAGGAAAACCAAAAAGCCAAGAAACTTCCCCTGATGAAGAATGA
- a CDS encoding DUF5518 domain-containing protein — protein sequence MTDWTPVIIGIVVTIVIGVVGIFIPFLGILAPVIGGFIAAYLAGGDYKDGAVSGGIAGCAGGAILGTFLLGAFTAIIGGLVIGFISGLILGIMGGIVGVLIKGSA from the coding sequence TTGACTGATTGGACACCAGTAATCATAGGGATAGTAGTGACCATTGTTATTGGAGTGGTGGGCATATTCATACCATTTTTAGGCATTTTAGCCCCAGTTATTGGAGGTTTCATCGCAGCTTACCTGGCTGGTGGTGACTACAAAGATGGTGCAGTGAGTGGTGGAATTGCAGGTTGTGCTGGAGGTGCCATTCTGGGCACATTTTTATTAGGAGCTTTCACCGCAATTATCGGTGGTTTGGTCATAGGATTCATATCTGGCCTTATACTTGGAATCATGGGAGGAATAGTGGGTGTACTGATTAAAGGCAGTGCCTGA
- a CDS encoding ribose-phosphate diphosphokinase yields MIIGGSSSQKLAANIAHEIGDVLCPLESRKFPDGERYIRIKGEVEDGVVVVQSTGYPQDENLMELFLILRTLQSMGVKDIRTVIPYFGYGRQEKSFNQGEAVSAEVVCHLLQCAGASEIYSINLHEKSICDLFNVPAYNLSAMPTIAQYIKEKVDDPVIVAPDKGALGFAEEIAGILNCESDYLEKVRISPEKVETKPKNLDVEGRDAVIIDDIISTGGTIVNACSILREHQARKIVVTCVHPVLVEDALLKIFSAKADDVVGTDTLKSEVSRISVARLVAGALK; encoded by the coding sequence ATGATAATCGGAGGATCTTCTTCCCAGAAACTGGCTGCAAATATTGCTCATGAAATAGGTGATGTGCTTTGTCCCCTTGAAAGTAGGAAATTCCCAGATGGAGAACGTTACATTAGAATCAAGGGTGAGGTTGAGGATGGGGTGGTGGTGGTGCAGTCCACTGGCTATCCCCAGGATGAAAATCTCATGGAGCTGTTTTTGATCTTAAGAACTCTCCAGAGTATGGGTGTCAAAGACATACGTACGGTGATACCTTATTTCGGTTATGGTAGGCAGGAGAAAAGTTTCAACCAGGGAGAGGCTGTATCCGCTGAGGTGGTATGCCACCTGCTCCAATGTGCAGGTGCCAGTGAAATATACAGTATAAATCTACATGAGAAGAGCATTTGCGATCTTTTCAATGTCCCAGCATACAACCTTTCTGCCATGCCCACCATAGCCCAATACATCAAAGAAAAGGTGGATGATCCTGTAATTGTGGCTCCAGACAAAGGTGCTCTTGGTTTCGCTGAAGAGATAGCTGGTATATTGAATTGTGAGTCTGATTATCTGGAAAAAGTACGCATATCCCCCGAAAAGGTGGAAACAAAACCCAAAAACCTGGATGTGGAGGGTCGGGATGCTGTGATCATTGATGATATCATCAGCACTGGGGGGACCATAGTTAATGCCTGCAGCATACTACGAGAACACCAGGCCAGAAAGATTGTGGTGACTTGTGTGCATCCAGTTCTGGTTGAAGATGCTTTATTAAAGATATTCTCAGCTAAAGCTGATGATGTGGTGGGTACAGACACTTTAAAATCTGAAGTGAGCCGTATTTCAGTGGCCAGATTGGTGGCAGGTGCCTTGAAATAA
- the hypA gene encoding hydrogenase maturation nickel metallochaperone HypA yields MHELSMAQAIVDTVLDAAEKNNATEVVEVTIEVGMLTMLNPEQLKFLLDVITEDTLLENSKIIIEDVPVEIECRNCEFEGLANTDGSDHYLAIVLCPECGERNVEIIKGRECNVKNIKIEKSDEDA; encoded by the coding sequence ATGCATGAATTATCCATGGCTCAGGCCATAGTTGACACAGTACTGGATGCTGCAGAGAAAAATAACGCCACCGAGGTAGTGGAAGTCACTATTGAAGTGGGAATGTTAACCATGCTGAATCCAGAACAGTTAAAATTTTTATTAGATGTCATAACCGAGGACACACTCCTTGAAAACTCAAAAATCATCATAGAAGACGTACCTGTGGAGATAGAATGTCGAAATTGTGAATTTGAAGGATTAGCCAATACAGATGGGTCCGACCATTACTTGGCTATAGTTCTATGCCCTGAGTGTGGAGAGAGGAATGTGGAAATAATCAAGGGAAGAGAATGTAATGTGAAAAATATTAAAATCGAAAAGAGTGATGAGGATGCATAA
- the hypB gene encoding hydrogenase nickel incorporation protein HypB, with amino-acid sequence MHKIAEVEVQHDIMVANRKLAKKNQRKLDKESVFAVDVVGAIGSGKTSLIEALIDAMDYRIGVIAGDVISKYDAGRFQQHQVPVVGLNTGKECHLDAHLVEHAIHDLPLAEMDILFIENVGNLICPVDFDLGSHMRMVVISVTEGDDTVEKHPLIFQDADLVVINKVDLADAVGVDSDKMVKDVGEINPEVQVIKTSLKTGTGFEEVVKAIDKFLKDY; translated from the coding sequence ATGCATAAGATTGCGGAAGTTGAAGTTCAACATGATATAATGGTGGCCAACCGTAAACTGGCTAAAAAAAATCAGAGAAAACTCGATAAAGAGAGTGTTTTTGCAGTGGATGTGGTGGGAGCTATAGGATCTGGAAAAACATCACTAATAGAGGCATTAATTGATGCCATGGATTACAGGATCGGTGTTATTGCTGGAGATGTTATTAGTAAATACGATGCCGGCCGATTCCAACAGCACCAGGTTCCAGTAGTGGGATTAAATACTGGGAAAGAGTGTCATCTGGATGCTCATCTGGTCGAACACGCCATCCATGACTTACCTCTTGCTGAGATGGATATTCTTTTCATTGAAAATGTGGGGAACCTCATATGTCCCGTGGATTTTGATCTGGGCAGTCACATGCGCATGGTGGTTATCAGTGTAACTGAAGGTGATGACACCGTGGAAAAACACCCCCTGATCTTCCAGGATGCAGATCTGGTGGTTATAAACAAGGTGGATCTGGCTGATGCTGTGGGGGTTGATTCTGATAAAATGGTTAAAGACGTGGGGGAGATTAACCCTGAAGTTCAGGTCATAAAAACCAGCCTCAAAACTGGAACTGGATTTGAGGAAGTTGTAAAGGCAATTGATAAATTTTTAAAGGATTATTAA
- a CDS encoding DUF354 domain-containing protein, producing the protein MKIWIDIVNAPHVRFFHSIIRYLEDQGEEVFITARRFGDVHRLLDLFEIDYNLVGWHGVTLEEKLIRSTQRAYELSQIISREKPDVAVSKHSIELPRISYGLKIPSVYVLDNEHAIAANKLTLPLCDRIILPQVIEPEKVIRCGADPDHLLPYNGTSEITHLVDFEYNPNIFQDLKLDLDKEKTILMRPEPALASYLDADCRKTVLSPIVEALEDQANILVIPRFREQQDIFEDDDQITLIKPPVDTFSLMKACDLVIGAGGTMNREAALLGTPVISCYPGTLLSVDAYYIEKGLMKRSINSEEIIQMARELLKDNYQPKKLSTDNLFEIIIENIYQAANG; encoded by the coding sequence TTGAAGATTTGGATCGATATTGTTAATGCACCACACGTGCGGTTTTTCCACAGTATTATTCGCTACCTGGAGGATCAGGGTGAAGAGGTTTTCATAACTGCACGCAGGTTTGGGGATGTGCACCGGCTCCTGGATTTATTTGAAATAGATTACAATCTAGTGGGATGGCACGGAGTTACCCTGGAAGAAAAACTTATCCGCAGCACACAGCGAGCTTACGAGCTTTCTCAAATAATAAGTAGAGAAAAACCTGACGTGGCTGTATCCAAGCATTCCATTGAACTTCCCAGGATTTCTTACGGTCTTAAGATTCCCAGTGTATATGTACTGGACAATGAACATGCCATCGCTGCAAATAAACTCACATTACCCCTATGTGATAGGATCATACTCCCCCAAGTGATTGAGCCTGAAAAGGTGATTAGGTGTGGTGCTGATCCGGACCATCTGCTTCCCTATAATGGCACCTCTGAAATAACCCATCTGGTTGATTTTGAGTATAATCCTAACATTTTTCAGGATCTCAAATTAGATCTGGACAAGGAAAAGACCATACTCATGCGACCGGAACCCGCACTTGCTTCTTATTTAGATGCTGACTGCCGTAAAACAGTACTATCTCCCATAGTGGAGGCCTTGGAGGATCAGGCTAATATCTTAGTGATCCCCCGCTTCCGGGAACAACAGGATATATTTGAGGATGATGACCAGATAACACTCATAAAACCTCCTGTGGATACTTTCAGCCTTATGAAAGCATGTGACCTGGTAATAGGGGCTGGTGGAACCATGAACCGGGAAGCCGCCCTTCTGGGAACCCCAGTGATATCATGTTATCCCGGCACCTTACTCTCAGTTGATGCTTATTACATTGAAAAAGGATTAATGAAACGTTCCATCAACTCTGAGGAGATAATCCAGATGGCTCGAGAACTTCTTAAAGACAACTATCAGCCTAAGAAACTTTCAACTGATAATCTGTTTGAAATAATCATAGAAAACATCTACCAAGCAGCTAATGGATAA